In one window of Bos taurus isolate L1 Dominette 01449 registration number 42190680 breed Hereford chromosome 4, ARS-UCD2.0, whole genome shotgun sequence DNA:
- the GPNMB gene encoding transmembrane glycoprotein NMB precursor — translation MECLYCFLGFLLLAAGLPLDAAKRFHDVLSNERPSGYMREHNQLSGWSSDENDWNEKLYPVWKRGDSRWKSSWKGGRVQAVLTSDSPALVGSTITFAVNLVFPRCQKEDASGNIVYEKNCRNDTGASPDLYVYNWTAGTEDSDWGNDTSEGHHNVFPDGKPFPRPWKKNFVYVFHTLGQYFQKLGQCSVTISINTANVSLGPQIMEVTVYRRHRRAYVPIAKVKDVYVVTDQIPVFVTMSQKNNRNSSDETFLRDLPITFSVLIHDPSHFLNESAIYYKWNFGDNTGLFVSNNHTLNHTYVLNGTFSLNLTVQAEVPGPCPLPSPRPPKTTPPLVTAGDSTLELREIPDESCHITRYGYFKATITIVEGILEVNIIQVTDVPMPRPQPDNSLVDFVVTCHGSIPTEVCTIISDPSCQITQNPVCDPVAMELGDTCLLTVRRAFSGSGTYCMNLTLGNDASLALTSTLVSINSRDPASLLRTANGILVSLGCLAILVTVIAFLMYKKHKEYKPIENSPGIVIRGKGLNVFLNHAKTLFFPGNQEKDPLLKNQPGIL, via the exons ATGGAATGTCTCTACTGTTTCCTGGGATTTCTGCTTCTGGCTGCAGGATTGCCACTGGATGCTGCCAAAC GTTTTCATGATGTGCTGAGTAACGAAAGACCTTCTGGTTATATGCGGGAGCACAACCAATTAAGTGGATGGTCATCAGATGAAAATGACTGGAATGAAAAACTCTATCCAGTGTGGAAGAGGGGAGACTCGAGGTGGAAAAGCTCTTGGAAAG GAGGCCGTGTGCAGGCGGTTCTGACCAGTGATTCCCCCGCACTGGTGGGCTCAACCATAACATTCGCAGTGAACCTGGTATTCCCCAGATGCCAAAAGGAAGATGCCAGTGGCAACATAGTTTATGAGAAGAACTGCAGAAATG ATACTGGTGCATCTCCTGACCTGTATGTTTACAACTGGACAGCAGGGACAGAGGACAGCGACTGGGGAAACGACACGAGTGAAGGCCATCACAACGTGTTCCCTGATGGGAAGCCTTTCCCTCGCCCCTGGAAAAAGAATTTTGTCTACGTGTTCCACACACTTG GTCAGTATTTCCAGAAATTGGGACAGTGTTCAGTGACAATTTCCATCAACACAGCCAATGTGAGTCTTGGCCCTCAAATCATGGAAGTAACTGTCTATAGAAGACACCGACGGGCATATGTTCCCATCGCAAAAGTGAAAGATGTGTATGTAGTAACAG ATCAGATTCCTGTATTTGTGACTATGTCCCAGAAGAACAATCGAAATTCATCTGATGAAACCTTCCTCAGGGATCTCCCCATTACGTTCAGTGTCCTGATTCACGATCCCAGCCACTTCCTCAATGAGTCTGCCATTTACTACAAGTGGAACTTCGGGGATAATACTGGTCTCTTTGTTTCCAACAATCACACTTTGAATCACACCTATGTGCTCAATGGAACCTTTAGCCTCAACCTCACTGTGCAAGCTGAAGTGCCTGGACCTTGTCCTTTGCCTTCACCCAGACCTCCAAAAACCACCCCTCCTTTGG TAACTGCTGGTGACAGTACCCTGGAGCTGAGGGAGATTCCTGATGAAAGCTGCCATATTACCAGATATGGCTACTTTAAAGCCACCATCACAATTGTAG AGGGCATTCTAGAGGTTAACATCATCCAAGTGACAGATGTCCCGATGCCTAGGCCACAGCCTGACAACTCCCTGGTGGATTTCGTCGTGACCTGCCACGGGAG CATCCCCACAGAGGTCTGCACCATCATCTCTGACCCCAGCTGCCAGATCACCCAGAACCCAGTCTGCGACCCCGTGGCCATGGAGCTGGGTGACACGTGCTTGCTGACGGTGAGGAGAGCCTTCAGTGGGTCTGGGACATACTGTATGAACCTCACTCTGGGGAATGATGCAAGTCTGGCCCTCACGAGCACCCTCGTCTCTATCAACAGCAGAG ACCCAGCTTCCCTTTTAAGAACGGCAAATGGTATCCTGGTCTCCCTTGGCTGCTTGGCCATACTCGTCACTGTGATCGCCTTTTTGATGTACAA AAAACACAAGGAATACAAACCAATAGAAAACAGCCCTGGGATCGTGATCAGAGGCAAAGGCCTGAATGTTTTCCTCAATCATGCAAAGACCCTGTTCTTCCCCGGAAACCAGGAAAAAGATCCACTGCTCAAGAACCAACCAGGAATTCTTTGA